In Janibacter sp. CX7, a single genomic region encodes these proteins:
- a CDS encoding biotin carboxylase N-terminal domain-containing protein gives MAISKVLIANRGEIAVRIARACADAGIGSVAVYAEPDRDALHVKVADEAYALGGQTPADSYLLQDKLLQVAKDAGADAVHPGYGFLAENADFAQAVLDAGLIWIGPSPQAIDALGDKAKAKHIAVKANAPLAPGTNDPVKDADEVVALAEEFGLPIAIKAVYGGGGRGLKVAYTMEEIPELYESAVREAVTAFGRGECLVEKFLDKPRHVETQCLADQHGNVVVVSTRDCSLQRRNQKLVEEAPAPFLTEEQHAELVRASKAILKEAGYVGAGTCEYLVAQDGTISFLEVNTRLQVEHPVTEEVTGIDLVREMLRIADGEELGYDDPIARGHSFEFRINGEDAGRNFMPAPGTVTRMRVPQGPGVRWDAGIEEGDTVAGAFDSMIAKLIVSGATRQQALERSRRALDELVVDGMPTVVPFHQAIVRDPAFAPEGDAPFSVYTRWIETEFDNQIAPYGGEVGEAAEDDGERQKITVEVGGKRLEVVLPGGLSLGGGGGAAAKKKAPKRSGGGGGGAAASGDSLTAPMQGTIVKLAVEEGQEVAEGDLVVVLEAMKMEQPINAHKAGTITGLQAEVGATVSNGAVLAEIKD, from the coding sequence ATGGCCATCAGCAAAGTCCTCATCGCGAACCGCGGCGAGATCGCCGTCCGCATCGCCCGTGCCTGCGCCGACGCCGGCATCGGCTCCGTCGCCGTCTACGCCGAGCCCGACCGTGACGCCCTGCACGTCAAGGTCGCCGACGAGGCTTATGCCCTCGGCGGCCAGACGCCCGCCGACAGCTACCTGCTCCAGGACAAGCTCCTGCAGGTCGCCAAGGACGCCGGCGCCGACGCGGTCCACCCGGGCTACGGCTTCCTCGCGGAGAATGCCGACTTCGCCCAGGCCGTCCTCGACGCCGGGCTGATCTGGATCGGCCCGAGCCCCCAGGCCATCGACGCGCTGGGTGACAAGGCCAAGGCCAAGCACATCGCCGTCAAGGCCAACGCGCCGCTGGCCCCCGGCACCAACGACCCGGTCAAGGACGCCGACGAGGTCGTCGCCCTCGCCGAGGAGTTCGGCCTGCCCATCGCCATCAAGGCCGTCTACGGCGGTGGCGGTCGCGGGCTCAAGGTCGCCTACACGATGGAGGAGATCCCGGAGCTCTACGAGTCCGCCGTCCGCGAGGCCGTCACGGCCTTCGGCCGCGGCGAGTGCCTCGTCGAGAAGTTCCTCGACAAGCCGCGCCACGTCGAGACCCAGTGCCTCGCCGACCAGCACGGCAACGTCGTCGTCGTCTCGACGCGTGACTGCTCGCTGCAGCGCCGCAACCAGAAGCTCGTCGAGGAGGCCCCCGCCCCCTTCCTCACCGAGGAGCAGCACGCCGAGCTCGTCCGCGCCTCCAAGGCGATCCTCAAGGAGGCCGGCTACGTCGGTGCCGGCACCTGCGAGTACCTCGTCGCCCAGGACGGCACCATCTCCTTCCTCGAGGTCAACACCCGCCTGCAGGTCGAGCACCCCGTGACCGAGGAGGTCACCGGCATCGACCTCGTCCGCGAGATGCTGCGTATCGCCGACGGCGAGGAGCTCGGCTACGACGACCCGATCGCCCGCGGCCACTCCTTCGAGTTCCGCATCAACGGCGAGGACGCCGGCCGCAACTTCATGCCGGCCCCCGGCACCGTGACCAGGATGCGCGTCCCCCAGGGCCCCGGTGTCCGCTGGGACGCCGGCATCGAGGAGGGCGACACCGTCGCCGGTGCCTTCGACTCGATGATCGCCAAGCTCATCGTCAGCGGAGCCACCCGCCAGCAGGCGCTCGAGCGCTCCCGCCGCGCCCTCGACGAGCTCGTCGTCGACGGCATGCCGACGGTCGTGCCGTTCCACCAGGCGATCGTCCGCGACCCGGCCTTCGCTCCCGAGGGTGACGCCCCCTTCTCCGTCTACACCCGCTGGATCGAGACCGAGTTCGACAACCAGATCGCCCCCTACGGCGGCGAGGTCGGCGAGGCGGCCGAGGACGACGGCGAGCGCCAGAAGATCACCGTCGAGGTCGGCGGCAAGCGCCTCGAGGTCGTCCTGCCCGGTGGCCTCTCGCTCGGTGGCGGCGGTGGCGCCGCGGCCAAGAAGAAGGCCCCCAAGCGCTCCGGCGGGGGTGGCGGCGGCGCCGCGGCCTCCGGCGACAGCCTCACCGCCCCCATGCAGGGCACGATCGTCAAGCTCGCCGTCGAGGAGGGCCAGGAGGTCGCCGAGGGTGACCTCGTCGTCGTCCTCGAGGCGATGAAGATGGAGCAGCCGATCAACGCCCACAAGGCCGGCACGATCACCGGCCTGCAGGCCGAGGTCGGGGCCACCGTGAGCAACGGTGCGGTCCTCGCCGAGATCAAGGACTGA